GCGGGTGTCGATCGACTGGAGCAGGTAGGTGAACCGGGTGGCGTCAGCGCCGAGTTCGTCGAGGACGTCAGCCAGTTCGATCAGCTCGCCGGAGCGCTTGCCGATCTTGACCTCCACGCCGTCGCGCTCGAGTGAGACGAGCTGGGTGATGAGGACCTCGAGGCGCGCCGGGTCCTCCCCGAGGGCCTCGATCGCGGCCCGCATGCGTGGGACGTAACCGTGGTGGTCGGCCCCCCAGACGTCGATCAGCAGATCGGCGCGCGCGAGCTTGTCGCGGTGATAGGCGACGTCGGGCAGGAGATAGGTGACCTCACCGTTGGAGCGGACGAGGACGCGGTCCTTGTCATCACCGAAGTCGGTCGACCGCAGCCACACGGCCCCCTCGGAGTCGTACACGACGCCCCGCTCGCGCAGGTCCGCCAGTGTCCGCTCTATGGCACCTGCATCGACGAGCGACATCTCCGAGAACCAGCGGTCGTACCTGACGCCCATCGCCGCGAGCGCCTCGGTCTGGTCCTGCAGCGCGCGCTCACGGGACCAGTCCCGCACATCCGCGTCGGCGGGCATGTCCGCGGCCCAACGGGTCACGTAGTCACCCCTGTAGCCGTCCTCGGGTGGATCCTCTCCCGCCGCCCGGGCCGCCATCGACGCGGCGAACAGGTCCATCTGGTTGCCGCGGTCGTTGATGTAGAACTCGCGACTCACCGAGTAGCCGCACCGCGCCATGAGCCGGGCGACGGCGTCGCCGAACGCCGCTCCCCGGGCGTGGCCCGCATGGACGGGCCCGGTCGGGTTCGCGCTGACGAACTCGATGTTCACGGTCGTGCCGTCGCCGAAGTCGTGCCGGCCGAAGTCGGCGGTCCCCGCGGCGACCGTGGCCGCGAGAACGTCGTGCAGCCACGAATCGGCGAGGAAGAAGTTGACGAAACCCGGCCCGGCGACCTCGACCCGCTCGACGTGGGTCGGCGGGTCCGCGGTGATCTGTCGAACCAGGTCGGCGGCCAGGTCTCGCGGGTTGCGCCCGGCGGGCTTGGCGCATACGAGCGCGACATTGGAGGACCAGTCGCCGTGGGTGGCGTGCTGGGGTCGGGCCAACTCGATGGTGGCGGGCGCGTCGACGCCGACCACCCCGAGGGCGGCGCGCAGAGCCTGGACGAGTGAGCCTTGAACCACTGGATTCCCCGGATCGGCCGATGGGCCCGCTCAGGCTAACGGCCCAGCCGATACGCTTGGCCCTCGCCCGATGGGCAGGGCCCCCGTAGCTCAGGGGATAGAGCAGCGGCTTCCGGAGCCGTGTGCGCAGGTTCGAATCCTGCCGGGGGCGCGCTGTGACAGGCGACCAGAGGAGACGACGGCCCGTGGATCTCGGACTCGACGACAGGGTCTTCGTGGTCACGGCCGCCACCGACGGCAGCGTCTCTGCGCGGACGCCGTGACCGATCCCGGGCGCGGCGGCCGCGACAATCGCCCCGACAGCCCGATCGTCGTACGGGACGTGTCGGTTCGCTACGGATCACTCACTGCGATCCGTGACGTGAACCTGGAACTCGCTCCCGGAACCACGACGGCGGTGATCGGTCCGAACGGTTCCGGCAAGACGACCCTGCTGAGTGTTCTCGCCGGGCTCACCCGACCCTCGACGGGGACCGTCACCCGTCCCGACGACGTCGCCGTCGCTCTCGT
This genomic interval from Acidimicrobiales bacterium contains the following:
- the argS gene encoding arginine--tRNA ligase — protein: MVQGSLVQALRAALGVVGVDAPATIELARPQHATHGDWSSNVALVCAKPAGRNPRDLAADLVRQITADPPTHVERVEVAGPGFVNFFLADSWLHDVLAATVAAGTADFGRHDFGDGTTVNIEFVSANPTGPVHAGHARGAAFGDAVARLMARCGYSVSREFYINDRGNQMDLFAASMAARAAGEDPPEDGYRGDYVTRWAADMPADADVRDWSRERALQDQTEALAAMGVRYDRWFSEMSLVDAGAIERTLADLRERGVVYDSEGAVWLRSTDFGDDKDRVLVRSNGEVTYLLPDVAYHRDKLARADLLIDVWGADHHGYVPRMRAAIEALGEDPARLEVLITQLVSLERDGVEVKIGKRSGELIELADVLDELGADATRFTYLLQSIDTRQTVDLALAASRSMDNPVYYVQYAHTRICSLGRELAERGMTRRPLAEADLAVLVHDRELELLRLLHGFDDVVSLSCRERAPHKVTTWLRELAGAFHGFYHDCPILRTDVDENVRQARLWLAEATRVGLVSGLELLGVSAPETM